In Arthrobacter sp. CDRTa11, one DNA window encodes the following:
- the mmsA gene encoding multiple monosaccharide ABC transporter ATP-binding protein: MTSTIMNTGPVILEMRSITKEFPGVKALSEVSLRVKAGEIHAICGENGAGKSTLMKVLSGVYPFGSYDGDIVYQNEVQQFKDIRASEHAGIVIIHQELALIPELSITENIFLGNEPTKRGVIDWAEARLRATELLARVGLRENPDTPIKEIGVGKQQLVEIAKALNKSVKLLILDEPTAALNESDSQHLLDLMLGLKAKGITSIIISHKLNEIEQIADEITIIRDGKSVETLNVLADGVDEDRIIKGMVGRSLESRFPEHVPEIGEVLFEVRNWTVGHPQVPDRLVCKNSSFTVRRGEIVGFAGLMGAGRTELARSLFGRSYGNFISGQVFKNGKEIHIRNVPQAIRAGLAYVTEDRKSLGLNLLDDIKTTTVSANLQAITKGIVVDNRQEFTVAEGYRKSLRTKAPTVNEGVSKLSGGNQQKVVLAKWMFTGPDLLILDEPTRGIDVGAKYEIYGIIQQLAQQGKGVIVISSELPELLGLSDRIYTIFEGSITGVLDKDQATQETLMRLMTSATRTGTHAAPTAQTA; the protein is encoded by the coding sequence ATGACGTCCACCATCATGAACACAGGCCCGGTCATCCTTGAGATGCGCTCCATCACCAAGGAGTTCCCCGGCGTCAAAGCGCTCTCGGAGGTAAGCCTCCGGGTCAAGGCAGGCGAGATCCACGCCATCTGCGGCGAGAACGGCGCTGGTAAATCCACCCTGATGAAGGTGCTCTCAGGGGTCTACCCTTTCGGCAGCTACGACGGCGACATCGTTTATCAGAACGAAGTCCAGCAGTTCAAGGACATTAGGGCCAGCGAACACGCAGGAATCGTCATCATCCACCAGGAACTTGCCCTCATTCCGGAACTGTCCATCACGGAGAACATCTTCCTGGGCAACGAACCCACCAAACGCGGTGTTATCGACTGGGCCGAGGCGCGCCTGAGGGCCACAGAGCTGCTGGCCAGGGTAGGCCTGCGCGAGAATCCGGACACCCCCATCAAGGAAATCGGCGTAGGCAAGCAGCAGTTGGTGGAGATCGCCAAAGCATTGAACAAGTCGGTTAAGCTGCTCATCCTCGACGAGCCCACTGCCGCACTGAACGAATCAGATTCCCAACACCTGCTGGACCTGATGCTCGGCCTCAAAGCCAAGGGCATCACCTCCATCATCATTTCCCACAAGCTCAACGAAATCGAACAGATCGCGGACGAGATCACCATTATCCGCGACGGCAAATCGGTCGAAACGCTCAACGTACTGGCCGATGGCGTGGACGAGGACCGCATCATCAAGGGGATGGTGGGGCGCTCACTCGAGTCCCGGTTCCCCGAGCATGTGCCCGAGATCGGCGAGGTGCTGTTCGAGGTCCGCAACTGGACCGTCGGCCACCCCCAGGTTCCAGACCGGCTCGTCTGCAAGAACTCAAGCTTCACGGTGCGCCGCGGCGAAATCGTAGGTTTTGCCGGGCTCATGGGCGCAGGCCGCACCGAACTGGCCCGGTCCCTCTTTGGACGCTCCTACGGCAACTTCATCTCCGGCCAGGTCTTCAAAAACGGCAAGGAAATCCACATCCGGAACGTTCCGCAGGCCATCAGGGCCGGGCTTGCCTACGTCACCGAAGACCGCAAGAGCCTCGGTCTGAACCTGCTGGATGACATCAAGACCACCACCGTCTCGGCGAACCTTCAGGCCATCACAAAAGGCATTGTCGTGGACAACCGACAGGAGTTCACGGTGGCCGAGGGATATCGCAAAAGCCTTCGGACCAAGGCGCCCACGGTCAACGAGGGAGTGTCCAAGCTCTCCGGCGGCAACCAGCAGAAGGTTGTGCTGGCCAAGTGGATGTTTACCGGCCCGGACCTCCTCATCCTCGACGAGCCCACACGAGGGATCGATGTCGGGGCCAAATACGAGATCTATGGCATCATCCAGCAGCTGGCCCAGCAAGGAAAGGGAGTCATTGTCATCTCCTCCGAACTGCCCGAGCTCCTCGGACTCTCAGACCGGATCTACACCATCTTTGAAGGTTCCATCACGGGAGTACTGGACAAGGACCAGGCCACCCAGGAAACCCTGATGCGCCTCATGACATCAGCCACCCGCACCGGCACCCACGCCGCCCCCACTGCACAAACCGCATAA